A window from Streptomyces sp. NBC_00299 encodes these proteins:
- a CDS encoding IS5 family transposase, which yields MRAPQWCEPLSRRADCRLCSLQGRLGGASTGSSPVDRRKTGSKYHLISDGRGIPLHVITTAANVNDITQTLNLVDGIPPVAGRPGRPRRRPESVLGDKAYDSRAVRRELQRRRVMPVISHKGAPNIKGLGKLRCVVEQTFALLHQFKRLAVRWERRLGLHDALVSLACGLICWRRLKRQVA from the coding sequence ATCCGGGCACCCCAATGGTGCGAGCCGCTTTCCAGGAGAGCGGATTGCCGGCTCTGTTCACTGCAGGGGAGGCTTGGGGGTGCCTCAACTGGTTCGTCACCGGTCGACCGGCGGAAGACGGGCAGCAAATACCACCTGATCAGCGACGGACGTGGCATCCCGCTCCACGTCATAACGACCGCGGCCAACGTCAACGACATCACCCAGACACTCAACCTGGTCGACGGCATCCCGCCGGTGGCCGGACGTCCTGGCCGTCCACGACGCCGCCCCGAATCCGTCCTGGGTGACAAGGCGTACGACTCCCGAGCCGTGCGGCGCGAGCTGCAACGACGGCGCGTCATGCCGGTGATCTCCCACAAGGGCGCGCCGAACATTAAGGGGCTGGGCAAGCTCCGCTGCGTCGTGGAGCAGACCTTCGCCCTGCTTCACCAGTTCAAGCGCCTCGCTGTCCGCTGGGAGCGACGTCTTGGACTGCACGATGCACTCGTCTCGCTGGCATGCGGCCTCATCTGCTGGAGGCGGCTCAAGAGACAGGTAGCGTGA
- a CDS encoding DNA glycosylase AlkZ-like family protein, with amino-acid sequence MAAVGAQAVELDEGTGYLLPEDLDPVPAPEPGAVLLPGLDATPMGWRHRHWFLDPALTAALFDRNGNIGPTLWWHGRIVGAWAQHPDGHINTAFLTDPGTAACSAVAAEADRLAAFLAATRVTPCYRTPLERRLTQASPSLHAQGQPERARAK; translated from the coding sequence ATCGCGGCCGTCGGCGCCCAGGCCGTCGAACTCGACGAAGGCACCGGATACCTGCTGCCCGAGGATCTCGATCCTGTCCCCGCTCCCGAGCCCGGCGCGGTCCTGCTGCCCGGCCTGGACGCCACCCCGATGGGCTGGCGGCACCGCCACTGGTTCCTCGACCCGGCGCTCACCGCCGCGCTGTTCGACCGCAACGGCAACATCGGCCCCACCCTCTGGTGGCACGGTCGGATCGTCGGCGCCTGGGCACAGCACCCCGACGGGCACATCAACACGGCGTTCCTCACCGACCCCGGTACGGCTGCCTGCTCTGCCGTCGCAGCTGAAGCCGACCGGCTGGCCGCGTTCCTCGCCGCCACCCGCGTCACCCCGTGCTACCGCACTCCCCTCGAACGCCGCCTCACCCAGGCAAGCCCGAGCTTGCACGCTCAGGGCCAACCAGAGCGTGCAAGGGCCAAGTAG
- a CDS encoding transposase family protein translates to MTAPRPKSAALTHRPGRGAFISGKKKQNTCKTTTISDGQGRTLWSGVDRPGRMHDQTAMRTEGVAEQFRLHPRVKAEVDEGYRGLAQRVPRSGQRPARKPKDDAPLGGRYAWREARRSMYRT, encoded by the coding sequence TTGACGGCACCGAGACCCAAGTCCGCCGCCCTCACTCACCGGCCCGGCCGCGGGGCGTTCATCTCGGGCAAGAAGAAGCAGAACACGTGCAAGACCACCACCATCAGCGACGGCCAGGGCCGCACCCTGTGGTCCGGGGTCGACCGGCCCGGAAGAATGCACGACCAGACCGCCATGCGGACCGAAGGCGTCGCCGAGCAGTTCCGCCTCCATCCGAGAGTGAAGGCCGAGGTCGACGAGGGATATCGGGGCCTGGCGCAACGAGTTCCCCGGTCAGGTCAGCGCCCCGCGAGAAAGCCGAAGGACGACGCCCCGCTCGGCGGGCGGTACGCCTGGCGCGAGGCGCGCCGATCAATGTATCGAACATAA
- a CDS encoding alpha/beta fold hydrolase, which produces MRNAAVTPEGDQIRWVELPGEEPSRVYVHGLGATSPAYFTEVAVHPLLAGRRSLLIDLLGHGISDRPAGFDYTLESHADALAVALTSAGVTGADLIAHSMGGSVAIVLAARHPRLVSRLVLVDANLDPIPRLPASSGSSGIAAYSEQEFLTDGWEEVRDRVGSHWWSTMRLAGREALHRSAVHLTRGTVPTMRELLLDLKIPRTYLLPEADGPLPGTDALAEAGVSVVAIPDCGHNIMLDNPEAFARASAVALADRDQE; this is translated from the coding sequence GTGCGCAATGCCGCCGTGACGCCCGAGGGCGACCAGATCCGCTGGGTTGAGCTGCCGGGGGAGGAGCCATCACGCGTCTACGTGCATGGTTTGGGCGCCACTTCGCCTGCCTACTTCACGGAGGTTGCGGTCCATCCCCTGCTGGCCGGCCGCCGTTCGCTGCTGATCGACCTGCTCGGTCACGGCATCAGCGACCGGCCGGCAGGTTTCGATTACACCCTGGAATCCCACGCGGATGCACTCGCCGTGGCCCTGACCTCCGCGGGCGTCACCGGCGCGGATCTGATCGCGCACAGTATGGGAGGCTCGGTGGCCATCGTCCTGGCCGCCCGGCATCCACGCTTGGTCTCCCGCTTGGTACTGGTCGACGCCAACCTCGACCCGATCCCGCGCCTGCCCGCCTCTTCAGGCAGCAGCGGCATCGCCGCGTATTCCGAGCAGGAATTTCTGACGGACGGCTGGGAAGAGGTCCGCGACCGGGTCGGCTCGCACTGGTGGTCCACGATGCGCCTGGCCGGCCGTGAGGCCCTGCATCGCAGCGCGGTCCACCTCACCCGCGGCACCGTCCCCACCATGCGTGAGCTTCTGCTGGACCTGAAGATTCCCCGCACCTACCTGCTGCCCGAGGCCGACGGCCCGCTCCCGGGCACCGACGCACTCGCCGAGGCTGGGGTGTCCGTAGTCGCGATCCCGGACTGTGGACACAACATCATGCTGGACAACCCGGAAGCCTTTGCCCGCGCCAGTGCGGTGGCGCTCGCGGACCGAGACCAGGAATAG
- the mycP gene encoding type VII secretion-associated serine protease mycosin: MTGVMAMTGGLLLTSATTASADYVRDQQWVLEAFAAEDVWSVSQGEGVTVAVVDSGVDTSHPDLTGQVLEGKDFTGGGNAHEDLMGHGTAMASIIAAHGHGAGNASGMMGLAPKAKILPLRALQTEKDPMHDETWAAAVRYAVDQGAKVINMSFGNDGGKTLSDGRAAIAYAQAHDVVVVAGSGNDGSIAVDEPAVLPGVISVGAHDKKGNLWEGSNTGEGLDLVAPGAEILGADMNMSQQYALTNGTSDATAYVSAAAALVRSKYPDLSAGQVINRLIKSATFAHHKGLKAPDEEYGYGIVRPYSALTMDIPAGPKENPLGHLTMASPPSHDTAKETDTATRASSRNLLIVAGIAAVVIVGIVVWLVIRSRRGSGSGPGPGGGMAPHSTVYPPQPPAGYQYYPNGAPQHGYAPPAGQTPPQPHPYTQQPPHQGQ; this comes from the coding sequence GTGACAGGTGTCATGGCGATGACAGGAGGTTTGCTCCTCACCTCAGCCACGACCGCCTCGGCTGACTATGTGAGGGACCAGCAGTGGGTCTTGGAGGCCTTCGCGGCCGAAGACGTGTGGTCCGTTTCCCAAGGTGAGGGCGTCACCGTTGCGGTGGTCGACTCCGGGGTCGACACCAGTCACCCCGACCTGACGGGCCAGGTCTTGGAAGGCAAGGACTTCACTGGCGGAGGCAACGCGCACGAAGACCTCATGGGGCACGGGACAGCGATGGCCAGCATCATCGCTGCGCATGGCCACGGCGCGGGAAACGCCTCCGGCATGATGGGCCTGGCACCGAAGGCGAAGATCCTGCCGCTGCGGGCCCTCCAGACGGAGAAGGACCCGATGCATGACGAGACCTGGGCCGCAGCGGTCCGCTACGCCGTGGACCAGGGCGCGAAGGTCATCAACATGTCCTTCGGCAACGACGGTGGCAAGACCTTGAGCGACGGTCGCGCAGCGATCGCGTACGCACAAGCCCACGATGTGGTGGTCGTTGCGGGCTCAGGCAACGACGGATCCATAGCCGTCGACGAGCCCGCTGTGCTGCCTGGCGTGATCTCCGTGGGAGCACACGACAAGAAGGGCAATCTATGGGAGGGCTCAAACACCGGTGAGGGCCTGGACCTTGTGGCTCCCGGGGCTGAGATCCTCGGCGCGGATATGAACATGTCGCAGCAGTACGCCTTGACCAACGGCACATCGGATGCCACGGCCTACGTCTCGGCCGCTGCCGCGCTGGTCCGCTCCAAGTACCCCGACCTCAGTGCAGGCCAAGTGATCAATCGGCTCATCAAGTCGGCCACCTTCGCACACCACAAGGGGCTGAAGGCGCCCGACGAGGAATACGGCTACGGCATCGTCCGTCCCTACTCGGCGCTCACGATGGACATCCCCGCCGGTCCCAAGGAAAACCCTCTCGGACACCTGACCATGGCCAGCCCACCGTCCCATGACACGGCCAAGGAGACGGACACCGCGACGCGGGCGAGTTCCCGCAACCTCCTCATCGTGGCTGGTATCGCGGCTGTGGTCATCGTGGGCATCGTCGTCTGGCTGGTCATCCGCAGTCGCCGCGGCTCAGGAAGCGGCCCCGGTCCCGGCGGCGGCATGGCCCCCCACAGCACCGTCTACCCGCCCCAGCCGCCGGCGGGCTACCAGTACTACCCCAACGGTGCTCCTCAGCACGGCTACGCGCCCCCTGCCGGCCAGACCCCACCGCAGCCCCATCCCTACACCCAACAGCCCCCGCACCAAGGGCAGTAG
- a CDS encoding dihydrofolate reductase family protein, with the protein MSELIVDFITSLDGYASGEGWPGFWGLEGPEYLAWLGEQPEVTYLMGANTYRLMSGFAKGEVPDGQDEFRPEEEASVDELTQASKVVFSSSLEEPLTWANSTLVRDDAVEAVRAMKSNGSGLLSTIGSLSLCRSLLRAGLVDRFRVVMFPVITGATGEERIYDGYPDVALEMIEHRTFDGRIQLVEYKSRVLEHPPLGVPA; encoded by the coding sequence ATGTCGGAGCTTATCGTCGACTTCATCACCTCCCTCGATGGCTACGCATCGGGAGAGGGATGGCCCGGGTTCTGGGGCCTCGAGGGCCCGGAGTACCTCGCGTGGCTCGGTGAGCAGCCCGAGGTCACCTACCTGATGGGAGCGAACACCTACCGCCTGATGTCGGGCTTCGCCAAAGGCGAGGTCCCGGATGGCCAAGACGAGTTCAGGCCCGAAGAAGAGGCGTCCGTCGACGAGCTCACGCAAGCGTCCAAGGTGGTGTTCTCCTCCTCACTCGAGGAGCCACTGACCTGGGCCAACTCCACGCTCGTCCGCGACGACGCCGTCGAGGCGGTCCGCGCCATGAAGTCGAATGGCTCGGGGCTCCTCAGCACGATCGGCAGCCTCAGCCTGTGCCGGTCCCTGCTACGAGCCGGACTCGTCGACCGCTTCCGGGTCGTGATGTTCCCGGTGATCACCGGGGCCACGGGCGAAGAACGCATCTACGACGGCTATCCGGACGTTGCCCTCGAGATGATCGAGCACCGCACCTTCGACGGCCGCATCCAGCTGGTCGAGTACAAGTCCCGCGTGCTCGAGCACCCCCCGCTCGGCGTCCCTGCGTGA
- a CDS encoding NADP-dependent oxidoreductase, with protein MQAITVKDRDAGVSGLILSELPHPHAAENDVIVEVHAAGFTPGELDWPSTWTDRAGRDRTPSVPGHELSGVVTELGYGTTGLTVGQRVFGLSDWTRNGSLAQYTAVEARNLAPLPADVDHVTAAALPISGLTAWQALFDHAHLTTGQSVLIHGAAGGVGSIAVQLAREAGARVIGTGRARDRDTALGLGADAFIDLQTEKLDDIGEVDVVFDVIGGEILERSTALVRPGGTLVTIAEPVTVHPHDGRAVFFVVEPDRARLADLAQRLRDGCLKPIIGAVRPLTEAASAFTPGKRTPGKTIIRVTED; from the coding sequence ATGCAAGCCATCACCGTCAAGGACCGTGACGCCGGCGTCAGCGGCCTGATCCTCTCCGAGCTGCCCCACCCGCACGCCGCCGAGAACGACGTGATCGTGGAGGTCCACGCCGCCGGATTCACCCCCGGCGAGCTGGACTGGCCCAGCACCTGGACCGACCGGGCCGGCCGTGACCGCACCCCGAGCGTGCCCGGCCACGAACTGTCCGGCGTGGTCACCGAGCTCGGCTACGGCACCACCGGCCTCACCGTCGGACAGCGCGTGTTCGGTCTGTCCGACTGGACCCGCAACGGCTCGCTGGCCCAGTACACGGCGGTCGAGGCCCGCAACCTCGCCCCGCTCCCGGCCGATGTCGACCACGTCACGGCCGCCGCGCTGCCGATCTCCGGGCTCACCGCCTGGCAGGCCCTGTTCGACCACGCCCACCTGACCACCGGCCAGAGCGTGCTCATCCACGGCGCCGCGGGCGGCGTCGGCTCCATCGCCGTGCAGCTGGCCCGCGAGGCCGGCGCCCGGGTGATCGGCACCGGCCGGGCCCGCGACCGCGATACCGCCCTCGGCCTGGGCGCGGACGCCTTCATCGACCTCCAGACCGAGAAACTCGACGACATCGGCGAGGTCGACGTGGTGTTCGACGTGATCGGAGGCGAGATCCTCGAACGCTCCACCGCACTGGTCCGCCCCGGCGGCACCCTGGTCACCATCGCCGAACCGGTCACCGTCCACCCCCACGACGGACGAGCCGTCTTCTTCGTCGTCGAACCCGACCGGGCCCGCCTGGCCGACCTCGCCCAACGGCTGAGGGACGGCTGCCTCAAGCCGATCATCGGCGCCGTCCGCCCGCTCACCGAGGCAGCCTCCGCGTTCACGCCCGGCAAGCGCACCCCCGGCAAAACGATCATCCGCGTCACCGAAGACTGA